Within Salvia splendens isolate huo1 chromosome 21, SspV2, whole genome shotgun sequence, the genomic segment ttagtatgcAGTAATCTattgatgaaatcaaataataatatatattaaaataattgtaCCATAATCCTAGTGAAGCGCATGAATCGTCACAGCAACGACACTTATGcaatatcattatttaaaataataacaatgaaTCATAatctattaatctaattaatatattacCTCTCTGATCtatattaattccaaattaattgGAACCCAATTTCAATTTTCGAAATTCAATTGCAAATATGGTtgaaaaacattatcttttaattgaaatccaatttcaattttccaAAACCTTCATCTGTCAAAACCAGCGACAATAGCATAAGCATCATAAAATTCAATTGTTTCTTCATTATATTGCATCAACGGTACTGCTCAATTGTACAGTTGAAATCCAATTGCGTCAGCTGAAACAAATTTTCGAAACTACCATATATTGCGTCCTATGTTGCACTAAATTTCGAAAGAATTTTGAAATCCAATTTCAgaattttgatttccaaaatcatccacaaattaattaggaaacaaaattaattatgaatcgagccctaagctctgataccactattagggattcttgtattcatctaatgagcgcagcggaaattgcagacaagaataacagatctagatttataatcatattgcaagttgagcacgtaatacacaatggaactaaatcttacttgttgtgttgttttcttctacgattgaatcatgcaagttgaatccactactatcgaggtccacgtgtattccaatccgatgcaggaactatcccggtacaattgctccgtagaagaaagctaggaattctctctacagagctttacgtattttctctctaatgttacgctatttctcttctcccacaatggagaataaataaccattatatatagacaaagagtcattagagtttcatgattgttgggcttatggactaattataattgtagcccaactataattatttaatccatattaatctaatctagcccatatcctttcaagtATCAATATTCAAATATATACAACTTAGAAATATTTCAATATTGCATTAGTAATTACAAGTCACTTTgctaatatactccctctgtcacaataaatatgaaatgtttGATTTTCAGTATACGATTTTAAGCCGTGGTTATTTTATGAGTTAATAAAgatagatgaaaaagtagatATGATGTTATTTCCATTCTTgaaaaacgttttatttttaatgtaacaatctaaaaaagaaaaatgtttcattttaatgggacggagagtatttattattaaaaatgtataatttctaaaattagaaaaaggaAAACTTAATCACAGTTCACTTTGCAAAATCATGGAATACTATGTATGGATAAATACATGGAGAtaggtttgtgttaaaatgataacacctcttaaagtgacaCTGTGACACCACGTATCCAGCAATATTATAAACGCTACACAACAATAGTATAAACGCTAGATAGCAATCTATAGATTGCTGTCTAGCATATTGGATATTGCTGGCCGAGAAAATTTACCCTTGAGCATTTTTTTATGATTGCCACATGGCAGCTGATTATTCATCCACGTGTACAAATTATTGGCTATGAATGGTGGCATGATGCtactttaagaggtgttgtcattttaacgcaccctATGCAGATATATGTTACATTATTCAAGAGACGATTGCATGTGAATCATCTAAATGTGAATATATATTTGGTTGAAGGCAATATTATTTTACTCATAATATACGTTTATTttgtaggagtatataatatttCCGTCTTTGAATAGGACTTCAATTTCTTTTCaatatgaatttgaagaaatattacgaaaaaatgataaataaaagtTTGCGGTATGTAAATATCAtacttatatattaattttaaagaaaaaataaataaaataaactaatagAATATAAAGCATAAGAGTGAACTACGCCAAAAGTCCTTAACGTTTTCAGAAGTCGCGTTTTTCGTGACTATATTGCCCTTtagccctaaaagggcatttcGGTCAGTTCCGTGAACTATCTGACGTTGGCCTGACCTGCATGATGACACTTTTACTGTGCCTGACACAGTCATGGTTGGGTTGGCACTTTTATTCTATTATTACAtgctaattatatttattattataacaataataatttaTACATGATTCACACTATTCACATTAATTTATATAGCAATAATCAGATTAGCTTTTGATAATCCTATTATAAATAACTAAGTTCATGTCACTAAATTTGCATGATTTGCATGATGGCTGAAAGTGATATTCGTTTTCTTTGTCCTCAATTTTCATTATAATTCCATTCATTTTCTTCTTATATAAAGTTAAATTCATACGACTTATTAGTATACAACATTTTTTGTCATTagttattaaaaatgaatttgaattattaatatttataggaGATAGTGAAATAATGTTTAAATATAGGGATATTAGTCCTTAATATTATGAACtttattcaaattttgatatattttacgaattttaaaattggtctaaaatatcacaaacatATTCTATGTAGACAACCGTGAAatgtatattatattttaaaccAAGCTATAAGTTCGTgacaagtaggataaaaaatCACGTAAAAAAATACATTGATTTAGTAGTGCCaagtaagataaaaaaaactatacgtAAATTGGTCGGATATAGTGATAACATGTAAAAAACAAcgaacaaaatataaaatttatgatattttaaaccaattttaaagttcctcaaaaataccaaaatttcaccaaagtttttaattttagtacCAATATAcctgaaaaatatttttatactaaagttgtttttttttgtcatgATTACTACAAATGAATTTGTAATAGTCATATTTGTAGGAATGAGAGTAATTGGGTAAAAACTAGAAAATCAACGAGTTATTTATTCCAAATCAAATTCTGCTTATGCCTGAAAATATTAATAATGCAacttcattttaattattaatgacaaaaatattttattattagatACGTAgtatgtagtagtagtatttcagAGAATGAATCGGGTGAGTGGGCCCATGGGGAAATGGTGATTGAATTATGAATAAAGCCAATTATGCGGACAAGGCTAAATGTTGCGTTTCATTTGATATTTCATGCGTTTTAACCACATTGTGTGCTGTGAATTATAACACAGCAGATGATCTGCTCCGACAGGACAGAGGCTGAAAGTTCAATATCGGTCTGCAAGTCTACCCGGTAGGTATGAATAGAGTAGGTGCACGGGTTGGTTGCCATTTGATTAAAATGCCCTTAAATGCATTTTGGCACGAAAAATAAGTACAAATATACTATATGTCATTACGTTTAAGGTTAGGAttgtctgacgatatttttttttatcagggGCCTGTAACGCAACTTCTGAAAACATTAGAGACTTTTAACGTAGTTCACTCAAAGCATAATAATTACAAATGGACAGAAATCTAAAAAGAGACTCATCTTTATATGCGGATGGAGTAAGCATATTAAAAGCCGTATGATTGACTAATAGTATGAATAAGACAATAGATTAACCAGCAGTTAATATAATttattccctccgtctcacaaaagatgtcacactttcctttttagtttgtcccataaaagatgtcatatttccctttttgaaaaaagttttctctcacatgaatataaaaattatattttctctctacatttcacacacaaaacaaaacgtcctaaaatcccgtgtcgtCCTACAAATATAAtatcttttatgggacagagtGAGTAGTATATTAAGTTACTACTACTCTAATTTACAGGCTAAATGATTTTGGAATGGACTTAAAATGCACAAGTAAATATAAACTGACTTGCAGATTCCTGATCAGTGTGAAAGGCGCCTTGAGCAGTGAGCATTTTCTTCTACAAATttcactcttttttttattattaaatctaGAAAGAGTGGGTTTGTAAAGTGTTCTCcatcattttttttccaaactGTCAGTAGCAACTGGTTTGTACACAAcatatattttccttttatatttAGGATTCGTTCGCTTCTTGAGAGATGGAATTagcatatatattatatgagcaTAATTAAATGAGTAGGGCTCACAACCACCGAAATTATGTCTTGCGTTCGATTCATGTGTTTTGGGCCCAGAATTTGTCCATTATTCATTttgtgtataaataaaaaacaatatatATTCAGGGGCGGAGCCAAGAATTGAACTTAAGAGGGACAAAAATATGCataaggaaataatttgaagaaTTGAGAAGGGGCATTTAAGAAGGAACtcaaataaatattcaaatttgaaGAACAATTAGTATAGAAGTAAAATTTTGAGCAGGGGAAATTGCCTCACTACAAGTAGTCTATGTAGATCCGCCCCTGTATATATTACCTAATGACTTTTCTACCCTTAGCATAATTTCAAAACAATATTGACTCCCCCTCTCCTCAATTTATCGGCGGCAGTTTGGGCAAATTCAGCAGAATTCAAATTGACGACTTCGTGAGTGCAGTTTACCCCACCATTCAATCAATAGTAGCTGCATTAGGAGGTAAATACTCTTCGTCATCATGTTTATTCATACTTGTTCCGTGGATCGATTTTTTCCAACTAGTTGGTTATATATATTTGGTCTAGCTTTGTTCACTCTGGTGTGTGTTCGGGCCTTAAATCTTCAAATCGACCTTGCAAGCTGCAATATGGATAGTTATTACAATGATGTTTTTGATGTGAAGCGATTTGTGTTGTATGTTTGTTGTAGATATTATGGCGGAGGGTTCAAGGGGACATGTTGTTCGCTCAACCGGAAATCCCTCTGAAGGTTAGTTGCTCGTATAATCTAGAGATACTTGGTTTCAAGGATTTGTATCTGAGAGTTTGACAGGAACATTGTTGTGTTATGGTTGATTTGTAACTTCGGGGTCAGGTACCCCCTTGACTTCTCAACGGAAATTTCGTAAAGGCGACCGATCTCGTAGGATTTGGACGGTTCAAGAGAAAGAAATCCTTGCTGCATGTTTGCTGGATCTGGTCTCTACGGGATGGAAATCTGACAATGGCTTCAGGACTGGGTATTTAGGAAAGATCGAGGATGCTATTCGGAAGGAATTCCCAAACACGGACATCAAAGGCACTCCTCATGTAAATTCAAAACTCACTGCTTGGAAGAAGAGCTACCAAAGCCTGTGAGGTATACTTGGACGGAGTGGCGTGGGATTCAATTCTGATGGAGAATACCGGATTGAATGTGATGATGATCAATGGGAAGCAATCGTAATGGTAAGGATTACTACTGTTTTAAGTATTCATTCGTTGGAAAATTTCAAAGACTAATTGTCACTGCTTGAATCTATTGATGTAGGCCGATAAGGACGCCAAGTTTATGCGCCATAAGTCTTGGCCGTTATGGACAACGTGGAAGATGATATTCGGTAAGGATCGTGCGAGTGGTGGCGGGGCTGAGCAGATAAATGATGCGGCTGAGATCCTACGGAGCCAACCAGGCACACACAGTGAGGTTAATGAAAATGACTACCATCCAAGCCTCAACGACATTGAAGCAGATAAGTTCGTACCTTCATCTAATCCGACGGGCAATCAGGACATTAGCGAGGGAAACAGTATCAGAAAACAAACATCAACTAACAAGTCTAACTCTAGCAAGAAGCGCAAACTCGAAGGTTCAGATACTGCACTCATGGAGTTTCTAGCTAATCTGCACTCTGAGACAAACTCTCGCTTGGAGGTGATCTCGAGGCGGATCGGATACGAGTTTGATCTGGGACAGGCTAGACAAGATGTGTTTGCTAAGATGTGCGACGTCGACGGTCTAACTCTCGACCAAAGGTACGAGCTTTGTAACATTCTAGGTGACAAGCCGCAACGAATGGAGATCTTTATGGGAATGCAGAAGACCGCTCGTCTTGGATACCTGCTGAAACTAATAGAGGACAAACAGAAGGGGGCTTGATTGTGTGAAAATCAGCGTGTTTTCATGGTGTTGGTGTTTAATTAGGCGTATATCTATGATGCATATTTTGGGTTTTTTGCTAGCTTCTTATCGGGTATTAATCTTAGTTGAACTTAGGCGGCGGTTTGGTTGTCATTTTGATGTTATGCTGAGTTGTGGGTGCAGCCAATCTATGTAAAATTAACCTACTGTgtttatatgtacattatggTATTTCATTCTGGTGCATTGATGTAGATCTAAGATGCATATTGATGATGATAGTAACTCTTGTATTCATTAAGATTATCGATAAATAGAACCAAGATGGAGCCTCACGAGAAGGCTTTATGATATACAAAATACTTTATAGCACTATTACCAAACTTTACATAGCTACACACCAAGATAACACTAATCCTGATGTAGACCAAACTTAAAACATCACAGAACCAAACGAGCATACAACCGAACAAACTACCACTAAACGAGCAAAACCATGCTAAGCCTCCCCAACTATAACCTGAGACTTGCTACTACACAATACAAAATATATATCCCATAATGTTTTCCCCAAAATGATCAGCTTAAATAGCTATATTAGAGTACCAAAAAACAGGGGATACCCACGCTCATATTAGGCCCACTAAAATGGTGGTCGCCTAAAGTTGTGCGGCCACCATTTTTTAGGAGAATTGGACGCAACTGAACTCGTGTTTGGTGAGCGAGTTGAAGGGCAAAATTTGTCTTGGTctctgataagtcgtattctaggccttggttacaagtcagtatgatgtgcatatttgaactttatctgcaaaacaagttgcttaagcgtgcaggttgagtgttctaaccAGTAGGGAAGCTTCGGAATAACTCAAGTGAAAAGGGtgtcaggatgttgct encodes:
- the LOC121783826 gene encoding uncharacterized protein LOC121783826; amino-acid sequence: MADKDAKFMRHKSWPLWTTWKMIFGKDRASGGGAEQINDAAEILRSQPGTHSEVNENDYHPSLNDIEADKFVPSSNPTGNQDISEGNSIRKQTSTNKSNSSKKRKLEGSDTALMEFLANLHSETNSRLEVISRRIGYEFDLGQARQDVFAKMCDVDGLTLDQRYELCNILGDKPQRMEIFMGMQKTARLGYLLKLIEDKQKGA